The following coding sequences are from one Alosa alosa isolate M-15738 ecotype Scorff River chromosome 13, AALO_Geno_1.1, whole genome shotgun sequence window:
- the nadsyn1 gene encoding glutamine-dependent NAD(+) synthetase has translation MGRKVTLATCSLNQWALDFEGNLSRILKSIEIAKSNGAKYRLGSELEICGYGCADHFYESDTVLHCFEVLRELLESPVTQDIICDVGMPVMHRNVRYNCRVIFLNKKILLIRPKINLANYGNHRELRWFSPWTQPRHVDEYYLPRMIRDVTDQASVPFGDCVLSTVDTCLGTEMCAEMWDPKSPHIDMGLDGVEIFTNASASNHELRKANQRVDLVKSATSKSGGIYLYANQKGCDGDRLYYDGCCLIAINGDIVAQGRQFSLDDVEVLCATLDLEDVRSYRGEHCHPHIVYDHKSYHRVNVDFSLSDCKDISLLTHQPAEWQFHSPEEEISLGPACWLWDYLRRSGQAGFLLPLSGGVDSSSTACIVYSMCVLVCNAVRDNNIQVLQDVQRVVGDFTYKPEDPRELCKHLFTTCYMASENSSEDTRGRARELAMQIGSNHVNINIDMAVKGLLGIFSIVTGRMPQFRANGGSTRENLALQNVQARVRMVLAYLFAQLSLWAHGKPGGLLVLGSANVDESLSGYFTKYDCSSADINPIGGISKMDLKNFLQYCTEHFQLSALRRILAAPPTAELEPLMNGQVSQTDEADMGMTYTELSVIGRLRKISRCGPYSMFCKLIELWRETCSPSQVAIKVKHFFRMYSVNRHKMTTVTPSYHAESYSPDDNRFDLRPFLYNIQWLWQFRRIDNKVSDVELGYGSNF, from the coding sequence ATGGGTCGCAAAGTTACATTAGCAACGTGCTCACTGAATCAATGGGCCTTAGATTTTGAAGGGAACTTGTCAAGAATATTGAAAAGTATCGAAATAGCCAAGTCTAATGGAGCGAAATATAGACTGGGCTCAGAACTGGAGATTTGTGGGTATGGTTGTGCAGACCACTTTTATGAGTCGGACACGGTACTCCACTGTTTTGAGGTGCTTAGGGAACTTCTTGAATCACCAGTGACCCAAGATATAATTTGTGATGTAGGCATGCCCGTTATGCATCGCAATGTTCGTTACAATTGCAGAGTAATTTTTCTAAACAAGAAGATCCTTCTTATCCGTCCAAAAATTAACCTGGCAAATTATGGCAACCACCGTGAGTTACGCTGGTTTTCTCCTTGGACTCAGCCCAGGCATGTTGACGAGTATTATCTACCAAGGATGATCCGGGATGTCACTGATCAAGCATCTGTTCCATTTGGAGATTGTGTGCTCTCGACTGTTGACACATGTCTTGGCACTGAAATGTGTGCGGAAATGTGGGATCCGAAAAGCCCTCACATAGATATGGGTTTAGATGGTGTTGAAATCTTCACTAACGCCTCAGCCAGTAATCATGAGTTACGAAAGGCAAACCAGAGGGTGGATTTAGTCAAGTCCGCCACAAGTAAGAGTGGGGGTATTTACCTGTATGCCAATCAGAAGGGGTGTGATGGGGACCGGCTTTATTATGATGGATGTTGTTTGATTGCCATCAATGGAGACATTGTTGCCCAGGGACGTCAGTTTTCTTTGGATGATGTGGAGGTTTTGTGTGCCACTCTCGATCTGGAGGATGTCCGAAGCTATCGTGGAGAACATTGTCATCCACACATAGTTTACGATCACAAATCATACCATAGGGTAAATGTAGACTTTTCCCTTTCAGACTGTAAGGATATCTCCCTTCTCACACACCAGCCTGCTGAATGGCAGTTCCACAGCCCAGAGGAAGAGATCAGTCTTGGCCCTGCATGTTGGTTGTGGGACTATTTAAGGAGAAGTGGCCAGGCTGGTTTCCTCCTTCCTCTAAGTGGCGGAGTGGATAGTTCCTCTACTGCCTGTATTGTCTACtcaatgtgtgtgcttgtgtgcaatgCTGTGAGGGACAACAATATCCAAGTGCTGCAGGATGTCCAGCGAGTGGTGGGTGATTTCACTTACAAACCAGAAGACCCTCGAGAGCTGTGCAAGCATCTCTTCACAACCTGTTATATGGCTAGTGAGAACTCCTCTGAAGATACCCGTGGTCGAGCTAGAGAGCTCGCAATGCAAATCGGCAGCAACCACgtgaatatcaacattgacaTGGCAGTGAAAGGCTTGCTGGGCATATTCTCCATTGTGACTGGAAGAATGCCACAGTTCCGCGCCAATGGGGGAAGTACTCGAGAGAACTTGGCGTTGCAGAATGTCCAGGCTCGCGTCAGAATGGTCCTTGCCTACCTTTTTGCCCAACTCAGTCTATGGGCCCATGGTAAACCTGGTGGTCTACTGGTTTTAGGCTCTGCCAACGTGGATGAAAGTTTGTCAGGCTACTTCACTAAGTATGATTGCTCCAGCGCTGATATCAATCCCATCGGAGGTATTAGTAAAATGGATCTGAAGAATTTCTTGCAGTATTGCACCGAACACTTCCAACTTTCTGCACTAAGGAGGATTCTGGCTGCGCCGCCTACAGCCGAGCTGGAGCCGCTGATGAATGGCCAGGTATCACAGACCGATGAGGCCGACATGGGCATGACCTACACAGAGCTGTCCGTTATAGGGAGGCTCAGAAAGATATCAAGATGTGGACCTTACAGCATGTTTTGCAAGCTGATTGAATTGTGGAGAGAGACTTGTTCCCCCTCTCAGGTGGCTATTAAAGTGAAGCATTTTTTCAGAATGTACTCTGTAAATAGACACAAAATGACCACAGTCACACCATCATATCATGCTGAGAGCTACAGCCCTGATGATAACCGCTTTGACCTGCGACCCTTTTTGTACAACATACAATGGTTGTGGCAATTCCGCAGAATCGACAACAAGGTATCTGATGTGGAGTTAGGATATGGATCAAACTTCTGA